The Pyxidicoccus sp. MSG2 DNA segment CGTCTGAATCCCGGAGAACCAGGTGGTCGAAGTCATCGGGAGGTCATGCGGCTCGTTCATGAGGTTCAAGATGACCTTGGGGTTCGTCTTCACCAGATCCGCGAGCTTCGTCCAGACGTCGGCGAGATGGGCCACGGTCAACGTCCCGTCTCCGATGATGCGTTGGACGTAGTTCGGGGTCTGGTTTCCAGCGCCATCGAACGCGCCCGTCGCATATCGGTTGTAGTTGTGCAGGTCGAGCACCAGGGTGAAGCCTTGGGCCGTCGCCAGGTTGATGTAGTTCAGCATGCCGTTCGAATAGGCCGTATTCAGCGGGCCATTGAGCGTGTGCTGGAGGCGCTCCCAGGAGATGGGCAAGCGAATCAGGTTGAAGCCCTTGCCCTTGTAGTATGCGAGCTCCGCGGAGATCTGGGTCGACGAGGGCATCTCGTAGTAGGTCTGGCCGGTCCAGCCATCCCAGTTGTTGCCGTACTCCATCCCCGCGCGGTTGATTCCGCGATAGGCCACGCCCGTGGGATAGGTCTTCCCCAGGCCGCCCGGCGGATTGGAGGGTTTCTCCAGCGCGATTCCATCGACCCCATAGACCACCGGGGAGGCGCTCTGGATCGTGAGCTTGTTGAAGGTCGTCAGCGAACCCTTGAGCGCGCTCATCGGGATTCTGACGCGCGTCCAGTGTCCCGGCGGCAAGGACCCGAGGCTCGGATTGGCGTAGGCGCTGATGGCGACACCCGCATTCCCGTCGACCCCCTCCTGGCTGACGATGACCCTGAGGGCCTGGATCGCCGTGAGGTTTGACGTGCCCGGATTGATGGCGAAGCTCACGGCGACAGAGTTGGCGACCGGAAGGCTGGATCCGGCCGCGCCCAGGGCAAGGGCACTGTTGGCTGGCGCCGTCACCTTCATGGACGTCGTGCCATAGGCCTTGCTCGCCGTGTCGGATGCGGGTGTGGTGCCGCCCCAGCTGTAGCCGGTGCTCCAACCGGACGCGACCGCGTCGTCATACAGGACCATCATGGAGGAGGGGTCGAGCGCGGGCAGCGGCGGAATTTCGATGGCGATGCCATCGATGCCGTAGGTGACCGCGGTCTCGGCCATGAGCGTGAGCTTGTTGAACGTGGTCAGCGAGCCCTTGAGCGCGCTCATCGGGATGGTGACGCGAGTCCATTCACCCGCGCCCAGGGAGTCGAAGCTCGGGTTGGCGTAGTTGCCAATGGCGACGCCCGCGTTTCCATCGGCGCCCTCCTGGCTCACGATGAGCTTGAGGCTCTTGATTGCCGCGAGATTCGCGGTGCCCCGATGGATGGCGAAGCTCACCGCCGTGTAGGTGGTTGTCGAGAACGACTGGCCATCAGCACCCAAGGCAAGGGCGCTATCGGCGGCGGAGGTGACCTGCATCGACGAGGTGCCGTAGGCCTTCGTGCTCGTCGTCGAGCTGTAGGTGATGTTGCCCCAGCTGTAGCCGGCATCCCAACCCGGCGTGACGGAATCGTCATACAGCACCGTCTGATA contains these protein-coding regions:
- a CDS encoding glycoside hydrolase family 5 protein, whose amino-acid sequence is MSELLPEATASSSASLLLLPSLNTSYQTVLYDDSVTPGWDAGYSWGNITYSSTTSTKAYGTSSMQVTSAADSALALGADGQSFSTTTYTAVSFAIHRGTANLAAIKSLKLIVSQEGADGNAGVAIGNYANPSFDSLGAGEWTRVTIPMSALKGSLTTFNKLTLMAETAVTYGIDGIAIEIPPLPALDPSSMMVLYDDAVASGWSTGYSWGGTTPASDTASKAYGTTSMKVTAPANSALALGAAGSSLPVANSVAVSFAINPGTSNLTAIQALRVIVSQEGVDGNAGVAISAYANPSLGSLPPGHWTRVRIPMSALKGSLTTFNKLTIQSASPVVYGVDGIALEKPSNPPGGLGKTYPTGVAYRGINRAGMEYGNNWDGWTGQTYYEMPSSTQISAELAYYKGKGFNLIRLPISWERLQHTLNGPLNTAYSNGMLNYINLATAQGFTLVLDLHNYNRYATGAFDGAGNQTPNYVQRIIGDGTLTVAHLADVWTKLADLVKTNPKVILNLMNEPHDLPMTSTTWFSGIQTVMNAVRATGSTQLILVPNTRASDVGHWNTWAPGGGPLDSVAALSITDSANNYAFDMHSYYPEGYGSNDESSYGAQLTAVTNWARTHGKKLFLSEMGIGIHESFAQPQITNALTFMNNNGDVWIGWSPWDLTSWQLTTNNHTADYTTNGLTPINWYAAFLTANFLAL